The following coding sequences are from one Aethina tumida isolate Nest 87 chromosome 2, icAetTumi1.1, whole genome shotgun sequence window:
- the LOC109596452 gene encoding longitudinals lacking protein, isoforms H/M/V isoform X1 has protein sequence MTMQQYCLRWNNHQPNFISVFSNLLNSESLVDVTLAAEGKHLQAHKVVLSACSSYFQTLFTINPCQHPIVILKDVKFKDLKVMVEFMYYGEVNVSQDQLTHILKTAEMLKIKGLAEMPVDQTVKQPSNNTSTDRAELLTPSDLNWSSDAHRQSLSPSPCPLSPSARRKRLRKTSTGSNSGSGDRTSDEHPSEIMIPTPTGNIVGTIIKPESGSSDRSSTPQKLRQHSSDSELLRGSSHESTEGETHHQITLQVPQQTVTTQNVEASNLDVAGPSTSVSQQSVPEKPLSKTRAQYPQFLQQQHHHQQHIGTKRGRFLMRQHNIKTEIDPSHAADGDPLALPQHHLTVPPMRVERQCSEPLPSTVSSPPPANLLNVPPVLVKQHSHPLLPSQTQPPLSPPLHVQIMSHSQISDTAERAVSPVVMLSDPLITPHEVTLKADSAAVAPVTSLRVRTEELKRSASSPLTGTRSSHCPVVRPGPALGCNFCWNTVDTHGRILRRKTKYHCPECQTSLCIVPCFQEYHERVSGTTHDPTALTTSVMRVFPKTSSM, from the exons ATGACAATGCAACAGTACTGCCTGCGATGGAACAACCACCAGCCGAATTTCATTTCGGTCTTCTCCAACTTACTCAACAGCGAATCTCTGGTGGATGTCACATTGGCGGCCGAGGGTAAACATTTGCAGGCCCACAAAGTTGTGCTGTCTGCTTGCAGTTCTTACTTTCAG ACGTTGTTCACAATAAATCCGTGCCAGCATCCCATAGTCATCCTCAAAGATGTGAAATTCAAGGATCTGAAGGTGATGGTCGAGTTCATGTACTACGGAGAGGTGAACGTGTCCCAGGACCAGCTGACGCACATCCTCAAAACGGCCGAGATGCTGAAAATCAAAGGACTGGCTGAGATGCCGGTGGACCAAACGGTCAAACAACCTTCGAACAACACGTCGACCGACAGGGCCGAACTGCTGACGCCCAGCGACCTGAACTGGAGCTCGGACGCCCACAGGCAGTCGCTGTCGCCGTCGCCCTGTCCCCTGTCGCCCAGTGCCAGAAG GAAACGTTTGAGGAAGACGTCAACCGGTTCAAATTCTGGCTCAGGCGACCGAACGTCAGACGAGCATCCCAGCGAGATCATGATCCCCACACCCACCGGTAACATAGTCGGAACCATCATTAAACCCGAGTCGGGCAGTTCAGACAGGAGCAGCACCCCGCAGAAACTCAGACAGCACAGTAGCGACTCAGAGCTGTTACGGGGTAGTTCACATGAGAGCACCGAGGGGGAGACCCACCACCAAATCACCCTT CAAGTCCCCCAACAAACTGTGACCACCCAGAACGTGGAGGCCAGTAATTTGGACGTGGCAGGACCTTCAACCTCAGTATCCCAACAGTCAGTACCAG AGAAACCCCTGAGCAAAACTCGCGCCCAGTACCCGCAGTTCCTGCAGCAGCAGCACCACCACCAGCAGCACATCGGCACGAAACGCGGCCGCTTCCTGATGCGCCAGCACAACATCAAGACGGAGATCGACCCCAGCCACGCCGCCGACGGCGACCCCCTGGCCCTGCCCCAGCACCACCTGACGGTGCCGCCGATGCGGGTCGAGCGCCAGTGCTCCGAACCGCTGCCCAGCACCGTGTCGTCGCCGCCGCCCGCCAACCTGCTCAACGTGCCGCCCGTGCTGGTCAAACAGCACTCGCACCCGTTGCTGCCAAGCCAAACGCAGCCGCCTTTATCGCCACCGCTTCACGTCCAAATCATGTCGCACTCTCAGATATCGGACACGGCCGAACGTGCCGTCAGTCCCGTCGTGATGCTGTCGGATCCGTTGATCACGCCTCACGAGGTCACGCTCAAAGCAGATTCCGCCGCCGTCGCCCCCGTTACTTCGCTCCGGGTTAGGACTGAGGAGCTGAAGCGGAGTGCTTCTTCGCCTCTG ACTGGTACAAGGTCGAGCCACTGTCCGGTTGTCCGACCGGGCCCCGCCCTCGGCTGCAACTTCTGCTGGAACACCGTGGACACGCACGGCAGGATACTGCGCCGCAAGACCAAGTACCACTGTCCCGAGTGCCAGACCAGCCTCTGCATCGTGCCCTGCTTCCAGGAGTACCACGAGAGGGTGAGCGGCACCACGCACGATCCCACCGCACTCACCACGTCGGTGATGCGCGTCTTTCCCAAGACGTCGTCGATGTGA
- the LOC109596452 gene encoding longitudinals lacking protein, isoforms H/M/V isoform X2 has product MTMQQYCLRWNNHQPNFISVFSNLLNSESLVDVTLAAEGKHLQAHKVVLSACSSYFQTLFTINPCQHPIVILKDVKFKDLKVMVEFMYYGEVNVSQDQLTHILKTAEMLKIKGLAEMPVDQTVKQPSNNTSTDRAELLTPSDLNWSSDAHRQSLSPSPCPLSPSARRKRLRKTSTGSNSGSGDRTSDEHPSEIMIPTPTGNIVGTIIKPESGSSDRSSTPQKLRQHSSDSELLRGSSHESTEGETHHQITLQVPQQTVTTQNVEASNLDVAGPSTSVSQQSVPGIQWNVVDPTGYPQHYAACSQNPPQTGAQQPVAQYVTVSSNVTGTITSCAPAPPACYPNQIANSPPQIMQKRKRSINPQADENFIRALEAVRFGGIGFCKAARMFGVNNRTLWLEYKKRGYPNFRLSIKNRKAEGGAVADVDEHAEVDKQEAQGQMMCVTASHPVALIANQYYESKPPQKYLDAALINAQQTINFQGLNFEQV; this is encoded by the exons ATGACAATGCAACAGTACTGCCTGCGATGGAACAACCACCAGCCGAATTTCATTTCGGTCTTCTCCAACTTACTCAACAGCGAATCTCTGGTGGATGTCACATTGGCGGCCGAGGGTAAACATTTGCAGGCCCACAAAGTTGTGCTGTCTGCTTGCAGTTCTTACTTTCAG ACGTTGTTCACAATAAATCCGTGCCAGCATCCCATAGTCATCCTCAAAGATGTGAAATTCAAGGATCTGAAGGTGATGGTCGAGTTCATGTACTACGGAGAGGTGAACGTGTCCCAGGACCAGCTGACGCACATCCTCAAAACGGCCGAGATGCTGAAAATCAAAGGACTGGCTGAGATGCCGGTGGACCAAACGGTCAAACAACCTTCGAACAACACGTCGACCGACAGGGCCGAACTGCTGACGCCCAGCGACCTGAACTGGAGCTCGGACGCCCACAGGCAGTCGCTGTCGCCGTCGCCCTGTCCCCTGTCGCCCAGTGCCAGAAG GAAACGTTTGAGGAAGACGTCAACCGGTTCAAATTCTGGCTCAGGCGACCGAACGTCAGACGAGCATCCCAGCGAGATCATGATCCCCACACCCACCGGTAACATAGTCGGAACCATCATTAAACCCGAGTCGGGCAGTTCAGACAGGAGCAGCACCCCGCAGAAACTCAGACAGCACAGTAGCGACTCAGAGCTGTTACGGGGTAGTTCACATGAGAGCACCGAGGGGGAGACCCACCACCAAATCACCCTT CAAGTCCCCCAACAAACTGTGACCACCCAGAACGTGGAGGCCAGTAATTTGGACGTGGCAGGACCTTCAACCTCAGTATCCCAACAGTCAGTACCAG GCATCCAGTGGAACGTCGTCGATCCGACCGGCTATCCGCAACACTACGCGGCCTGTTCGCAAAACCCGCCCCAGACCGGCGCCCAGCAGCCGGTCGCCCAGTACGTGACCGTCAGCTCGAACGTGACGGGCACGATAACCAGTTGCGCGCCCGCCCCGCCCGCCTGCTACCCGAACCAGATCGCCAACTCGCCGCCGCAGATAATGCAGAAGCGCAAGCGCAGCATCAACCCGCAGGCGGACGAGAACTTCATACGGGCGCTGGAGGCGGTGCGGTTCGGCGGCATCGGCTTCTGCAAGGCGGCCCGCATGTTCGGCGTCAATAACCGCACGCTGTGGCTCGAGTACAAGAAGCGGGGCTACCCGAACTTCCGGCTGAGCATCAAGAACAGGAAGGCGGAGGGCGGTGCGGTGGCGGACGTGGACGAGCATGCGGAGGTGGACAAGCAGGAGGCGCAGGGGCAGATGATGTGCGTGACGGCCAGCCATCCGGTGGCGTTGATCGCCAACCAGTACTACGAGTCGAAGCCGCCGCAGAAGTACCTCGATGCCGCCCTCATAAATGCACAGCAGACCATCAACTTTCAGGGCCTCAATTTTGAGCAAGTCTAA